GTTTTAAGTCACAATCACGTTGCTTCAACCTTAAAATTTGAGTgtaaatgtaattatataatttttttatattataccataaaattaaacttccaaataaatgattaagtttacaaataacaaatttgaataagaaaaccAACAAGATTTAGAAATGTATTACGTGATCTCACAAGTCAACATATATATTTCCtgttaaatactttaaaaaaagaattgaattgtAATATTcaagaatttggaaaattttgcaACGATACGTTCATTCagataaaattcatatttagcaaatataaggtttaaaatacttttcaaaacatgttttcataaagttctcatttttaaattgataatatgaaatataaaaatataagaataaagagAGATTGAGATAAATTGATACAAAATGATAACGGTGGTGAAGCAGTGTCGTTTAACGAACAACAATTGAGAAATCATGGTTGTTTCTGTTGTGTTTTTGGATTTGTAGTGAAAAATTCGCGATTGGCAGTTTCAGAGGGATGCTTggtggtaattttttttgttgtgtttttggaTTTGTAGGtctggtgaaaaaaaaaaaaaaactcagcgATTGGCAGTGATAATTTTTAGTATGCAGGTTTGGTGGCGATTTCGTGGTGACGATTTTAATGGAGTTGATGTGTGATTCACGTGACAGccatgaagaagatgatgaagtagATTCTCATACGAGAAGTAGATGTGTGATTCTGGATTTTGTGGTTTGATTTTCTGCAGGTTGTTTGCAATTGACGAAGGAGGAAAGTGACAGAGGACTTGCGATGACCATAGAAGTTCACGACGAAGGTTGAGGGGACGACTGCCAGGATGGCGGTGGCGGCGCATAGTAGCTAGGGTATAGAAATTAAGGTTTCTGTTAAGAAGGTATAGATGACGTGGCAGGAGGCGTGAGGTGGTATGTTCTGGTTGGTTAACCTGTGCCACGTCGTAATTAAAAGACATCTCAACATTCCACATCACAAGAAAGTTAACGTCTTCTACAGTAATTAACCACAATGCTattattgactcaattttaccaAAGAGGAATCCAATTAAGAACTTTCATAATACAAGGACTCAATTGATACCAATATGCAGAAATAGAAACCTCCAAATACATTAAACCTTAAAACAACGGAGATCAATTTAAAACTTTCTGATCAATGTgaaaatcaaacaaacaataagtttaaaaatatataagtatggTTTAAACTTTAAAGGATTTTttcaattgattaaatttaaaaattgaaagatatCAAACGCGACAACCCAATTTTATTTCCACCAAGTTCAAATATGTACAAAAGAGAACGGTCAAGGTAAGATATTACATAATTAGCTGCTTaggcaaacaaaaaaaaattaaaactaagttTAAACTTCTTTGCTCTCAATTTTCTCATCacctttattttcaactttaacTTCACCATACATGTCTACAAAAGGGATGTTAGGATTATCTTTAGCCACCTATTTAATGAGTAGGATAcactaaaaaaattcttaaaattatcaacaaaaataactttatcgataaatttaaattattgacaaattaatagatgaattttgaaattagaattataaataaattttactgataaaaaaatctatcaataatgcatatttcatttatcgatagattttatcaacaaaaagtTTATCGGTGCATGCAATATTAAAATCTGTTGGTAAAAtctattgataatttaaaatagttattattgaaaaatttatctATTGATAAATCTATCGATAAAAAGAACAACATATTTCTAATCCAAAAAGCCTAATAGGTGCGTAAATGATAGAAATGGAGGTGTAAAAATGCGTCCAAGCTTCTTTATCTTCATTTCCTCTTTAAACCCAAatccattattctttaaactaaGAAACCTTTAGGGTTTCTTCTCTATCTGGACACAAAAGAGTTAAGTcttcttcaatttcatttccTCTTTACAAACAATTATCAAAGGTATCGTCAGAGGAGGAAAGGAGAAGCGTGTCTCGCTTACCACCAAAGCATTCCTACGAACTCACCACTATTGTTGTGacaatttagaaaaatgatGCACATCATCACACTGCTCAAGTCGTTGAGAACCACCCAGATCAAAACTTTTGTGCCCACCAGAAGCATTCAAGACTAACAAACCTCCTTCGTCATAATCATTGTTCCATGGCAACCACCGCACCCCTACTCACTATCGAGACACTATTACAAACCACAAGTCCTCCATGCTGTCGCGATCAAACGAGAACTCACTGTAAGAGTCATCctgcacaaataaacaaaatgaaaccctaaaaaaaaaaagaagaagaaggagaagtaAGAAAGAAGGTGAACCAGATCGTGGTATTTAGTGATGAAATTTATTAACAGATATTTTTTGGTAACTATTGATAGAtttttccttcggtaattactcatgaattttttcttttgtaattactaaagaatataaatttacgTCGGTAAATATGATCACTACATTTTCATCAAAGAATTTCGATCCATcataaatttgtcaaaaaaaaaaaatattattgacgGAATTTTTAGGTTTGTGGAAGACTTTTTTCACCATTAGTAATGCTTTTTTTTAGTGATATTCTTGATCAAGACTAAGGATTTCTGATAAACATCCTTACCAACATTAAAACACTCATTATCTACATGCATACCATAAAAAGCATAACTTGTCGCAAAGCGTATTGAAATCCCAACTCATGTTCAACAACCATGTAGGATTTCAAGATCATCATTAGCAATCTTCAAATCCTTTAAAGAGTGGGACACCTCAACCAAATCTTCTGAagtcttctttcctttttgctcTGCTTCCAAGCATCTAGCCTCCAAGACTTCCTATTCCTTTGAGCTTGGGTAAATTACTTATAGAGATCCTCAATCTCAGAAGGCAATGTACCTTTGTCCTCGGTCACGAccaacattttttatttcaaagtgGCAACTTTAGCCTTAAGTCTCTCAATAACTCCACTTTAGCAAGCTTATGTCCAATATGTCTGCCAATCACCAAAGCCCTTGACTGATGCTCCATGAAAGCTTTTATCAAGTAAGAGGGAGGAGGTGATAACATTGGCCTCACGATGAAAGATGGTAATATGATACCATAAAATATCTTGATGTCCGTTTCCATCAATCGAGAATAATATTTGTCCTCATCCAAACGAGGATGGTTTGGGAAAGAATGCTGAAATGAACTCATCCATTGATGggtctttttcttccttttcttctcattatGTGAAGGAGGTTAGGAACTCTTAATAGTTGTAACTAATTTAAGCATAATTGGGGGATCGGTTTGATGGTTAAAGGTCTCCACTCCTTTGCTACGAGTCTTAAGCCGATTGAGAAGAATATGGAAACTACTATTCTAACTTGGAGAATAGGTCAAGTTAATATGTGACCTAATAAAGACAAAAGAGAAACATGTACCAAGCATGTCCGTTCATGAATGTGAAGCATTTAATACAGCTACAAGTAAGAAGTCATTGAGGAAGAATGTCTAAAAGGCTAAGAATCCTACAGTCTTCAACCATTATCATTGATCTTGACTAGTCATCATAGTGAAAAGGACAATGAgttctaaaaaaaagaaatttaggtttatcatcatcaaagaaATAAGAGCAACTAAGGGATTTACAGAACTTTAAAGAGGactttttgatgtttttaaaaGAGGAAGTATATGGGacaaaaatacatgtttttggTTGACCAAACAAAGACAACCAACTATCAGATCTTTTGGTCGAGTACTATAGTGGTTTAAAAACACATGGGGAGAAGGGTTCAACTTCAACGAACTACATAATATCAGAATGCTTACAATGCAACCCAAGCATTAGGTTGAAGTTGTGTAAGGTTAACATTCAAAATATGTAACACACCCATGGACATGTCATCATTAGGATATCCTTCTTGACCATGACAAACATTATTCACTTAACCTAATTGATCCAGGGACACAATATCATGCAAACTGTGTTTATCCAATATTAGCTAGTCATTATCAAAATAAAGGATAGAGGATGACCTTTTATACTTTTAGAAATACTCATGCACACCACTATTGACCCAATCATACCCAACACGAAAAAAGATGTTTTTTAACACCTCTTCTGAGAAAGATGTATTGACACTACTAGAATTATCAGGTGAAACAATCAAGGACACCTTTACATTACAAAAACCATGTTATATAGTGAAAGTTATTTTGCGTCTACAAATTGACATGATTTGGAATCATCTGCTCAACTAtcaaaaaatgacaaaaattgtGAAGGTTTAAATTCTTGACTTAAAACATTTATATCCTCttagattataatattttttcctttccttcCCACTTTTTTTACATCTCTTCCCTCTTaagattttacaattaaattttttcccTAATTCCAAAAACATCTATACCTCAAAACTTTTTTGACTCTTCTTCGCTACTCTCAAATTTTCCACTCCCTTCTTTCCCCTCAAAATTTTGCACTTGTCCTTCCCTCTCAAAACGTCTCAAAATGACCCCATTccctttcttcctttcttttttgttcttctattttgttttctacGAGTCTTTAGTTTCGAATTAGGATTCCCCTAAGAGTTTCCATGGGAGTCTTCGCATCGTATGCAGCTCTGACGGCAAACAAAAAACCAATCAACATTCCGACGACATCGAGTTTCTCACTGACTCCTCCTATGAACTTTAACGGAAGTTCGTCCAAGCCGCTCTTACCGTTGACTCCTCCAGCGACGTTCAGTCCTCTTACTCTCTTGTATTATTGTATAGCTTGCTTCGAAATGATAGTTAGGATTTTGTTATGCTATTTGTACCGTACGGCCTCCTGGACCGCCTCGGCCGACCGTTCAGGTCGACCATCCAAGCCGACCATCCAAGCTGACCGACCATCATACCAACTACATTGGCCAACCATATAGTTagattataaatgataataacTCATTAAAGCCCCTAATGGAGGTTAAGATGTAATTGGGTCATCATCAGACCCACAAAAGGTAAAAGCCTACAATAGTACAATAAAGAGAAATGGCATCGGTTCTTTTTGCTTATAGGTATCGGTACTACAACCGATGCATATCCAAGCGAAGTAAAAAGATGAGCTTTTATGTTTCGGGTTATGAACCGAGCCAAAAGGATTCATATTCTGTCTCAGTTCACAGATAACCGGGGCAGTatagtgtttttaatttttttaatttcaatcgATTGGAATTCATCAATGCTCACTACAAAATGCTTTGAAGCTTCGATTTTTACGTCTAAGGGTGCCAAAGATCTCAGATATTCATCTTGGTTCAGAATCAGGGCAAGATTTNATTTTTAAAAAGCTTCGATTTTTACCAAAGATCTCAGATATTCATCCAGGTTCAGAATCAGGGCaagatttgatttttaaaaagcTTTGATTTTTACCAAAGATCTCAGATGTTCATCCTGGTTCAGAATCAGggcaaaatttgatttttaaaaagcTTTGANNNNNNNNNNNNNNNNNNNNNNNNNNNNNNNNNNNNNNNNNNNNNNNNNNNNNNNNNNNNNNNNNNNNNNNNNNNNNNNNNNNNNNNNNNNNNNNNNNNNNNNNNNNNNNNNNNNNNNNNNNNNNNNNNNNNNNNNNNNNNNNNNNNNNNNNNNNNNNNNNNNNNNNNNNNNNNNNNNNNNNNNNNNNNNNNNNNNNNNNNNNNNNNNNNNNNNNNNNNNNNNNNNNNNNNNNNNNNNNNNNNNNNNNNNNNNNNNNNNNNNNNNNNNNNNNNNNNNNNNNNNNNNNNNNNNNNNNNNNNNNNNNNNNNNNNNNNNNNNNNNNNNNNNNNNNNNNNNNNNNNNNNNNNNNNNNNNNNNNNACAAAGTGAAGGAATCCTGGCAGCGACGGTGGTGGAGGCATCCTTTGGAGAGAACAACTGTGGTGGCGGCAATCCTTGGAGAGACAAAGAGAAGGAACGAAATGGAAGACAAAGGTAGTTTGTGGGCACCTTGACTATGCCAGACCTGCAACGACAGAGAGCAGAAACGGTGGCACCAAGAACAACCGGTGGCGGCAACGTCGACGATAGGTGGAGACAACAGCGGTGCTAGACGGCGGGGCTGGAGAGAGTGAAAGTGAGAAGGGAGGAGGCTCAGCTACTGTGAAAGGGAACAATAAATGAAACCTGTGAAAGTGAGAAGGGAGAGCCTCTGTTGCGAGAGGGAAAATGGGAACAATAAATGAAACTTATTGTGTTTTGGCTAGTAAATAAAGGAGATTACCTCGATTATAAAAAAACCGAGGCAGTAACATTACAAATTCGGTTAAGCACACACCCGATGCCTATTACCTTTACGAAATGGCAAATTTGAAATTCTACGTCATACTATAGGACTCGATTCGTGGAAAACCGAGGTAGTGGCTGAAAAGGTGCAGGATTGTCAGACATTGTGCAGGGTGTTACGCTTCGGTTATCTTTGCAACCAGTGTCATAAAGGCTTTATGCCTCGGTTTTTTTTACACCCGAAACATATAACTTCATCTTAATTTCAAAACTGCCACCGCCTTTTTAAATGCTTCGGTTGTTACAAAACTGCTGCATATGTGGCGagttaaaataatgtttttttactaGTGCTATTAAAATCGATATAAATAAAGGTTCCAAGTATGATTTCAGACCATGTTGCACATTATGCACACCACATGCATCACTTATAGTGATAATCGTTCGATCATGACTTGAATGTCAAAGTGTTTTTGATAGGTACCCGCCCATCCGGTTTggagaagatggaagaaaaacGAATAACTTGGGACAACAAAGGGACCGTTCAATCTACAACGAATTTATCCGGTCTTCAAGATCCGTTCGGTCTTAGAGACAAGGAGAAAGGTCCGCCCAATCTTTAACCTAAAACATTTTAAGCTACGTCCATCCACTTTGAGTGCCCGTTCACTCTCAGCTGTGTCCGTCCGATCTCAGAGGTCTCAGAGTTAACATGAAATGTTTTGAACAAGAGTCCCCAAACTCGACCAAAACACtgttatttttttctgtaaaaaatGCTGGTGCATGAATATGTATATGGGACTTGCATATTACATTTATTCTTAGTTAatcatcataattttattttagtttcaaagGTAcagtgcaatttttttttctctttaaagatATGGCATGTTTTCAAGGTTAATGATGCTTCAAAAACCAACCGCCTGATCGCGGTAGTGAAACCGGATAGCAAGTCGGTGATTGAAGTCTGTAAATTGAAGAAGAAGCCGTTGCATGGGAAAGTGAATCCCAAAAAAAACTAACacgaaagagagaagaaagtgGAGAAGGTTATAGAACAATAGCACAGGAAAAGGAAGACGAGAGAGTGTTTTATCGATTAATTcgaaaaatggaaaagagaagGGAAAATCAGGAAATGAATACTGTTGTTCGTGATTCTCAGCAGCAGAGGACGTATAAACACTATAAAGTTTGTAGGAGTTTATGATGCCTTCTTCCTTGCTTGCTatgacaacaataataataaagaatctTGGCACTTGGTAAGATGATCATCTTTGTTGGGGTTCTTATTGGAAGTCTTTTTTTTTGTACAGATGTGGCCTTAATCCTTTTCCCTTGGAGTATCATTACTTTCTTagatttgatttctttttcataatataaggTGACTTCAAAGTAAAAGACCAAACAAACGTTACCAAGGTAAACTATTTGAATTGAAgtttttcaatcaaataaataaagtatattaaataaagtatatttttgtctactacaGAGCGTAGTAGTGGAAAATGAGTCAAACACTAAGACATCAACATACATTATGATTGATGAAAaactcaattataataaaaggtaAACTGCAAGAGGAGCTGAattcttctgcaatctgaagaAAATTTATACTTGTTCAATTTCAAAAGTTATTCAAAAGTATTCTTACAAACCAAAGTtatcaaattgaaattttattcctCAGCAACCATTACTTAGTATTTTACATCATCTCTCTGTAAGATCAATCACACCCAAAATCCATACAAAACATAACACTCATTTTGAAGGAAGTAAGTAATTGAACTTAACCAGAAATTTCAATGGCCTTAACTTCAGGCTTCTTAACATCTTCCTTGGGAACAGTAACAGTAAGAACACCATTCTCCATAGAAGCCTTCACTTCATCCATTTTGGCATTCTCAGGCAATCTGAATCTCCTCAAGAACTTTCCACTGCTACGCTCCACACGATGCCACCTATCGTTCTTATCTTCCTTCTCAATGTTTCTCTCACCGCTTATCTGAAGAACCTTATCATCTTCGATCTCAACCTTCACTTCCTCCTTCTTCAGTCCTGGAATCTCAGCCTTGAACACGTGTGCCTCTGGGGTCTCCTTCCAGTCCACACGGGTGCTCACAAATGCAGAATTTTCAGGGAAAGGAAAATCCTTGAAGGGATCCCACACATCTAGAGAGAATGGATCAAACACGTTGCTCCTTCGTCCACCCAACAAACTTGGAATTAGCGACATTCTTATGACTATAATGCTTGGCAGATGTTTGAATCTTGACACGGGTTGTAGCGTGATCGTACTCAGTTAACTCTCTTACTGTTTGATGATGTCTGAGGGACTGATGCAATAATATTTATAGGAACTGAAAGGATAACGTGGGATGTTCCAGAATATTCTGTTCTCATTCCTTCATTCTTTCCGGTTCCATATTATTCTCCAAACATCTGGTCCAGAAGGTTCAagtctttttttatattattatattatttattatagacaatatttttatggaagcattttaatatattataatggtTAAGAATTTTTAActgagatttttatttattagtaatcaaatgtataatatatttagttttatcatttcttttcttctgttCATTAGATTTTGTGATTGTtactttgtttaattttgtttatatattaattaaatgatatatggtactaatactaatatataatattataatattattattatcacatgATATGATCTGATTTAATAtttagatgattttttaaattaagaataaaaatttaaaaaagttaaaatgaattgaaaaagtCACCATTTATACATGACACGTGTCTTGTTTACATGctattaattgtttaaataacGTTATCAAACAGGATTAAATTgaaagattaaaattcattaaagaaaatattaaaactatatttaacaaacttaaaagaaaagtagatattaaattagtatttaaattttaaaacaattatttttttaagctaaaataataatgttagcCCCACTGTTATCACAAGTGAAAATGAtaaatagaagaatttgagaatGCACAATCACCGGTTATTAATTAATACATTAGTTTACATGAAGGAATATGAAGACGCGTGTGGAGCCCTATCAAAGTGATAATTAACTACAGtcacattaatatattaaaatattaatatttttattttgtaaatgtaGTAAATGTATAATCTTattcatcaaataatttaatatttataattatttaaaacttatataaatatagtgaaatatatatgagattaattcattttatattgaatatatgTGTAcagttttctatttataatagaagaaatatagattaagttcaaaatacaaataagagataataataaattaattaaaagtaaaagataaatataaaataaaaataatatctctaaGACTCTTTTCAAATTAGTctatacaaattgtatgtaaaaaacttgttattaatataattccTAAAGACTTAACGAAAACATCTGTTTTTACACTCAAATAATATCAATGGCTAATGATTTGTAAAATgacagagaagagaagagaagacgAAATATCAACTTAGAAGGCTCCTTCTGAACAACAAATCATGAAAGTTACTCCATACACACatggtcctctatttataatagaaaaaatatagactaagcccaaaatacaaataagaaataataacaaactaactaaaaataaaaaataaatataaaataaagataatttaggTGAAAAGACaacattttaatgaaataattggTGTCTTAGGTACTTTCAATGACTTATGTTGAAGACTTTGTCTTTTGGAACcttagttattatttttggtttttctttttacaacaacaattttaataaatatgttttttaattctaaaatatttgttgaagtGTAAAAAATAAGGTTTTATAGTATGAAATTTAGGTCACTTCAATCTATGGTGATcgttattctatttattttcttcatgttttacTTAGACTTTCTTACTATATTCAAACTCACACGTCTCTactataattttatgttttaaaatttattaaaaacaaactaaaatctaaaatataatccATTCAAACTGACGACTCAATTGGTTTTAGAAATTTCTTCATGCTACAaagatttattattgtttattttgccCACATACGCATTAGCAGAATGGAACCGTTGAACTCAAGCATCGCCATGTCACTAAAATTGTCCTTAGCCTCTTGACTCATGCACATTTTCCTTTCAAATAGTGGGGTCATGCGTCTCTTAATGTCACTACCtgattcttctttcttcaaactttttgGATGTAGTTGCTACCCTTTTCTTATACCTTATAACTCACACAAACTAAATTTTCGTTCtcatatttatctatttttaagttGTACAACAAATCAAAAAGGATGTGTTTGTTTGCACCTAATGGGAAAATATGTCTctagaaatgttatttttaatgagaATGATTTCCTATATAAACATGCTTCTAATCTTTTGAATAACAACATATCATCTCTATTATAGAATCTATCTCCTCACCTATAGAACCATTATCCATTATGACTCTTCATTCCATTCCTCACACTGACTTGGGCATTGATACTCAACATGTCTCTACATCTCATTCTTCCTCATCCCATGATGTTCCTCCTACAGTTATACCCTTTCTTCAACTTCATGCAATACCCCTTTAAATCACTCTACATCTGATACTTCCTCTAATGTATGTACCAttactctatttttttaagattatgGTCATGATCTGCCTATCATTAATCATCATCCCATGCAATCTTTCGggattttttacatttttgggcaaaataattttgaaaattatcgTAACaggcatttttttttaaattacatatatagGCAAGTTGTTCAGTTCCCTCACGACTTTGACTTCAAATGAAGAATTTAATTATGTAGGGGATACACGACTTCTGTCCTGACATAATGAAAAAGGTGAAGTCGTGCACCTCTACACTTTTTCAGTGTTAGTAATCGATCATGAGAagttgtaattgattacacaatGTTAAAGTCGTGCAAGGGGTCCATGACTTCACTAGTAATCGGTTACACCATTACACTAGTCGATTACCAGTATTggaatttgaataaaaatatttggtaatcaattatagtgttgttgtaatcaattattagaagaaaaaatggttaaaacAAAGTTAATGATTGAAAATCGATTACTTCGGTAGAGGAAGTATTTTGTCGAGGGGAAGATAGTTGGCGGTCATAAGAGATTGCCTAAGCATCATCTCGTTTGTGAACCTAGTGTCCATTAGCGTTTTTAGCAAAGACAAAAGAACTGATAACTTCAATACCAATTCAGAATGACCTTTTCACTGGAACAAATGGTTCATCATACAAAATAACCTTGAAATACTCCATAAAAATGGTAATCAATTATGGATATGGTAAAGGAACATTCTCTTTTAAGGCCTTTTTCATCCTATGTTAGATGAGATTAGCCTAGTTAATCTTCCTTGATAAGATTAACCCTTTTTTTCCTCTAAAAATCGATTACAACAACACTGTAATTGATTACCAaacacttttatttaaatttcaacactggt
This genomic stretch from Vigna radiata var. radiata cultivar VC1973A chromosome 7, Vradiata_ver6, whole genome shotgun sequence harbors:
- the LOC106769255 gene encoding 18.5 kDa class I heat shock protein-like, with amino-acid sequence MSLIPSLLGGRRSNVFDPFSLDVWDPFKDFPFPENSAFVSTRVDWKETPEAHVFKAEIPGLKKEEVKVEIEDDKVLQISGERNIEKEDKNDRWHRVERSSGKFLRRFRLPENAKMDEVKASMENGVLTVTVPKEDVKKPEVKAIEISG